The proteins below come from a single Pristiophorus japonicus isolate sPriJap1 chromosome 18, sPriJap1.hap1, whole genome shotgun sequence genomic window:
- the LOC139229239 gene encoding zinc finger protein 229-like produces MEDLETGSSNQPSHQALPESLDSSGPQYHQPLKMEGKRPIYGEKAFVCSVCGRTFSRSFNLERHQRNHTGEQPYKCGDCGKGFSYPSELETHRRSHTGERPFACSVCGKRFSQLSSLQTHQGVHTTEKPFACSVCGKGFIRPAYLEIHRRSHTGERPFTCSVCGKGFTQSSHLMTHQRVHTGERPFSCSVCVKRFTQLSSLLAHQRVHTGERPFTCSECGKGFKTLPRLETHRRSHTMEKPVICSVCGKGFNCPAHLEIHHRSHTGERPFSCSVCEKRFICSSHLMKHQRIHTGERPFSCSVCSKRFNCASYLEIHRRSHTGERPFTCSVCGKGFTCSSNVLTHQRVHTGEGPFTCSVCGKGFKTLPKLETHRHIHTGERPFTCSVCGKEFNYPSQLETHRRSHTGERPFSCSVCGKGFTRSYHLLIHQRVHSGERPFKCSVCGKGFPCSPDLLRHQRNHL; encoded by the coding sequence ATGGAGGATTTAGAGACGGGAAGCTCAAACCAACCTTCACATCAAGCTCTgccagagtcactcgattcatcagggcctcagtatcatcagcctttgaaaatGGAAGGGAAACGCCCCATTTACGGTGAGAAAGCATTCGTGTGTTCAGTGTGTGGGCGAACCTTTAGCCGCTCGTTCAATCTGGAGAGACACCAGCGAAACCACACTGGGGAGCAACCttataaatgtggggactgtgggaaggggttCAGCTATccttctgagctggaaactcatcgacgtagTCACACAGGTGAAAGACCATTTGCCTGTTCCGTGTGCGGGAAGAGATTCAGTCAATTGTCCAGCCTGcagacacaccagggagttcacaccacAGAGAAGCCATttgcctgctcagtgtgtgggaaggggttcaTTCGGCCGGCCTACCTGGAAATacatcggcgcagtcacaccggggagaggccattcacctgctccgtgtgtgggaaggggttcactcagtcatcccacctgatgACACACCAGCGTGTTCATACTGGCGAGAGGCCGttctcctgctctgtgtgtgtgaaaaGATTTACTCAGTTGTCCAGCCTGCTCGCACACCAGCGAGTGCACacgggagagaggccattcacctgctctgagtgtgggaagggattcaaaacCCTCCCCAGACTGGAAACCCATCGTCGCAGTCACACAATGGAGAAACCAGTCATCTGCtcggtgtgtgggaagggatttaattGCCCAGCCCATCTAGAAATTCATcaccgcagtcacactggggagaggccgttcagctgctccgtgTGTGAAAAGAGATTCATTTGTTCATCGCACCTGATGAAACACCAGcgcattcacaccggggagaggccgttcagctgctctgtttGCAGCAAGAGATTCAATTGTGCGTCCTACCTGGAAATCCATCgacgaagtcacactggggagaggccgttcacctgctccgtgtgtgggaaaggattcacttgtTCCTCCAacgtgctgacacaccagcgagttcacactggggaggggccgtttacctgctccgtgtgtggcaaGGGATTCAAGACCCTGCCCAAGCTAGAAACCCATCGAcacattcacaccggggagaggccgttcacctgctctgtgtgtgggaaggaattcaattacccatcccagctggaaactcaccgtcgcagtcacaccggggagaggccgttcagctgctctgtgtgtgggaagggattcactcgatcttaCCACCTGctcatacaccagcgagttcattccGGAGAGAGGCCCTTTAAAtgctccgtgtgtggaaagggattcccttgctcacctgacctgctgagacaccagcgaaatCACTTGTGA